A region from the Panicum hallii strain FIL2 chromosome 1, PHallii_v3.1, whole genome shotgun sequence genome encodes:
- the LOC112880015 gene encoding uncharacterized protein LOC112880015, whose translation MPPRRRSTRSRPWRSCGHLLPAIPARDALSSCSSEPLLCVRPLRATAVPRPPRSCVDSSPLSQVLEVLESVLRKGKREEQGAADRKENALADKKKVLESRKIILTRAKQYALEYDAQVC comes from the exons ATGCCTCCTCGCCGCAGATCTACCCGCTCTCGCCCTTGGCGCAGCTGCGGACACCTCCTCCCCGCTATCCCTGCCCGTGATGCGCTGTCATCCTGCTCGTCCGAGCCTCTTCTCTGCGTGCGGCCTCTTCGTGCCACCGCCGTGCCGAGGCCTCCCCGCAGCTGCGTTGACTCCTCCCCGCTGTCGCAGGTCCTCGAG GTGCTGGAGTCGGTGCTGCGGAAGGGCAAGCGCGAGGAGCAGGGGGCAGCGGACAGGAAGGAGAATGCACTCGCTGACAAGAAGAAAGTGCTCGAGAGCCGCAAGATCATTCTCACACGCGCCAAGCAGTACGCGCTGGAGTACGATGCCCAG GTCTGTTGA
- the LOC112896803 gene encoding uncharacterized protein LOC112896803, whose amino-acid sequence MTIDQASQETSHGVMLIEVYWRVPFIDFIKDQKLPPSIDQKSVEAARIIRQSKGYVVVGDKLYKRGSTIGVLMKCIPTDEVKEILQEIHDGTCGNHTESRTLVSKAFRYGFYWLTALADGEELVRQCTNCQLFGKQAHVPVHNLITIPPS is encoded by the coding sequence ATGACCATCGACCAAGCTTCACAAGAAACTAGTCATGGGGTCATGCTGATCGAGGTTTATTGGCGGGTACCCTTCATTGACTTCATCAAAGATCAGAAACTACCCCCTAGCATCGATCAAAAGAGCGTCGAGGCTGCACGCATCATCAGGCAGAGCAAAGGGTACGTTGTGGTTGGTGATAAActatacaagcgtggatcaacaattggagtactcatgaagtgcatcCCCACCGATGAGGTCAAAGAGATACTCCAGGAGATTCATGATGGAACCTGCGGCAACCACACAGAATCAAGGACACTTGTCAGCAAAGCATTCAGATATGGGTTCTACTGGCTGACGGCTTTGGCAGATGGCGAAGAGCTCGTTCGCCAGTGTACCAACTGTCAGTTGTTTGGCAAGCAAGCTCATGTCCCGGTGcacaacctcatcaccataccaccttcctaG